The genomic interval CGGCGCGCTCGACCAGGACGACTTCCCAGTCGAATCCTCCTGAAGCGCGCGCCTCTAAGCGGTCTTGACGGCCGCATGGGCAGGTGACAATGCGCCGGGGCGTGTAGGCGGCAGAGGGGTCTGTGGCTGCTGAACACGTCAGGCACTTCTGGAGGCCAGTACGCACACCTTTAAAGAGATGACCGTTCGGGCAAGCGAGAAACGCCTCGGGTTTGTTTCGTTCCACACGACTAAGGAGGCTCACCAGGGCGTGTGGAAAAAGCTTTTGCGAGACACCGCAGGCACTGCAGTTGCCCACGGCGACCCGGAACGTATGCGATATCTGCCCCAATGATCCATCTGACAGCAGAGTGCCGTAGGCAGCTTGCACAGGAGTGACTACGCGTTGGGTCAGTGCGGCTATGCCAGCGCGGAGATCATCTGGGTCGGGGAGGCCCAGCATTGCCGCCAGGCCAGTGGCAGCCCAGGGGTTCAGGTCCTGGGCGTAAACCTTATGTCCACGCATCACGGCAGCCAGGGGGATCACTCCGCCTCCGGCAAATGGATCGCTCACGACCATGCGCCCAGAATGATCGCGGCTGACTGCATCGATGATGGAGCCGTTTACGGATTCCGTTCTACGTGCCCACCAGCGGTAGGTGCTGACGGGCGGGAGATGAACTTCCCGGTTCCGCACTTCACGGCGTACCCGCGCGCTGATCTCGTTGGCGTCAAGGTGCCGCAGCGGACTAAGTATTGGGTCCGCGGCCGGCTCCGTTGGTGTTGAGATGCTGGAAAGGGAGACGTTACCCGCTGAGCACAAAACCCCAGCTTTCACTATTTCTGCACGCGTTTCCATCTAGTGCCGTGCCTTTTCTCGATGGGATCGAACGCTGTTGGGTGCCCCGACATAGCGGCATCCGTAATGCGTGCATCGTTCCCAGTGTCCCTTTTCAACTGCCTCAGCGGTAACGGAGTGGATGTCCCCAAAGCCGTGTCCATGCAGCATCTGTGCCACCGAGCCACCGTACTTGGCCGCGAGGAGCGCAGCTTCCGCAACCTTGTCGTGGCCCCGTGCGAAGAAAGCTCCAATACCAACTTGTTCCCCGCAACCGCACCAACACGTGCCGGTGGGAATCAGGCGCGCGTTCTCTGAGACAGTCACCTGACCAAGATAGCCCTTCTTGATGGTGCTCCAAGAATCGACTCTCGCTAGTCATGAAAAATATTGCAATGCCTCTGCTGGCGCGAAGTAGCCCGTGCACGCAAAGGCGAGGGCCAGCCTGGCTTACAGCTTGTCGATCCAAGTATCTTCTTCACGGTTATCCCATGCCGATCCCTTGCGGTCCGGCTTGGATGTCTGCATGCCCTTGATTACCTTCAAAATGCGGTGAGCCTCAACAGCCCGAAGGTCACGGAGACTCGCTACCGAACGAAAAGTAACAGATTCAACGATTTCCTTGCGCTGATCCTGGCCCGTGATGCCTGCTCGCTCAAACTCTTCTCTGATTTGTGCAACTTGGTCGGATCGAACCGGAAGAGGATCTTGGGCCGTTGAAGTGGCAGGCGCTTCCACATCAAAGAGTGAGGGGATCTCGTCATTCATAATTCCCCCACTCTATCCACTGCACGCCCGGGGCCGGGCTCACCAGCAGCGTTCGAGAATGCAATGTGGGTACTGGCTGCCGAATGTGGTTCTGACGGACTTTCGTGCCCGCGCCTACTATCCGTCCAAGGGCTGAAGCCGTCCATAATGAAGTCGCGGCACAGGGCCACTACACGGCCGCGGGACGCAGCTGGATTTGCAAGCCACCAGTTCCCCAACTGCTCAGTGACGCCACTGACAGCATGCGCGTAGGCGTTGATTCTGTCGGGTTCCATTTCAGTGACACAGTGACCGATTACATCAGCGATGCCGTTCACAGTATCGAAACGAAGCGTGGTCACGTGATTGACGACGTCCTCGGACAAGCCGGGGCCCGTGCTGTACAGCATCGCCCAACGACCGGGGTCTTGCTCCAAAATCTGAAAGAACACTTCAATTACCCGCTCGAAGGCTTCGCCCATGAACATTTGACCATTAGCTTGAATGAGTTCGCTTAAGCGATGCTCCAGGTCAGCTCGGGCACGGCGTAAGCAGGCAATGAAAATGGCATCTTTTGTGGCGTAGTGGCCATAGACCACAGTGCGGGTGACACCCGCCGCACGAGCGACTTCCTCCATGGAAGTGTCGTTGAACCCATGATCCGCAAACAAGCGCTCCGCTACGTCGAGCAGTTGCTGCCCACGCCGCTCGCGAGGGAGCCGTATTCGGGGCACGCGATCCGATGAGTCTGCAGCGGTTGTCATTGCAAAAGTTTACAGTGTGTCAACTAGCTTCGATCGGCTTGAGTTTTGCACCCGCCCACTTACGCGGGTTCACTGCCAGGCATGTCTGCCCACCGTTCGTGTGCGGACTGTCGGCTGATGCCCACGGCGCGGCCGATGTCCGTCCAGGATGCTCCTGCGGCCTTGGCGGCCGCGACGGTCTTGTCCAGCCGATGCCCCGCTTGGTTATATTCGCGCGCTGCTGCTTCCACACCTAGAACTGCTTCTGATGGGGCTATGTGTGCTTTCCACTCCTCGTGGATGGCGTCTTCGACTTCGCCGGAAGCGTAAGCGGGTTCTTCCGGAGGGAGGTAGTCCCGCCGGCGGCTGAGGTCGCCGGCCTCCGCGGAAGTGACCCGTTCCCACATCTCGCCTTGCCAGCCGCATTCGCACTGCCCGCGCCAGCCGATGATCTGCCTGTCCGGGATTACTTCGTAGTCGGGCAGCGTCTTGTCCGGTGGGAAGTGTCCGGTGATGCCTTTGAAGAGCATCCCTCCGGCAGTTGATGAGGCGGATAGGCGTCCGTCCGGAGCTACGCGTGCTGCCCAGCCCTCGTGTTCGCTGTCGGTTGAGATCCATCCCATAGCCCGCACCTTTCTGTCAGGTAATCCTGACAGTCAGTGTGTCAGGAACCCCTGACACAGACCACAGAGACGTTAGTGAATGGCCGGCCGGAGCACATCTGGCAGACCGATGTCCGCAGGGGAGAGTTCGGGCCTCGCCCGGACGAGACGGAGGGCATGCCGGAAGGATCGGCCTGACCAGGCTGTGTCGGCGGAGACTTCTACGACCATCGGTTCCACAAGCGTCAGTGCTACCGGGTCCTTGTCCCGGTTGAACCGGTCCAGCGTCGTGCCCTTCACCGTGTCGGGCCACGGATGTGCGCTGCGGGGCGGTTCCAACCACCGTGCCAGCTCGCGGCCGGCCGCTGACTTCAGCGGCGCTGACCGGCCGACGATCCGCAGCGCCCCGTCCAGGACCAGACCGGCCACGACCTCGGAGGGCTGGGTAATCGGGCCGATGACGGCACCGCAGACGACCTCCACGGTTTCCCTGTGCTTCAATTTCAACCAGTTCCGGACCCCTGCGGCGTACGGTTGGTCGCTTCTTTTGATGAGGAGCCCCTCAATTCCCGTCTGGGGTAGCTCTTCAAACCACCGGGCCGCAACGACGGGGTCCGTGGTGGTGGGGGAGACGGACAGCGGCGGCTCCCATGTGCTGGCGAGTTCTTCAAGGAGCGCCCGGCGCTGGCTCAGCGGCAGGTCCCGGGCGTCATAGCCGGCCACGGCCAGGACATCGAAGGCGGCGTAGCTGGCCGGTGTCTCCCGGACCAGTCCGGGGAGGGTCTTGGGACCGGCTCCCAGGCGCTGCTGGAGCGCGGAGAAGTCCAGCCGCCCTTGGGTCCAGATCACGGCTTCGCCGTCGATCACACACCCCGGGGGTACCGCGGACGCGATAGCCGCAACAAGTTCCGGGAAGTACCGGTTCTGTTGGGTCCTAAAAGGTTGTCGCGGACGTCGCATTTCTGTACTGCCATATGTGTCCGGCACAGTAACTGTCGGTGTGTCGGGCACGTCCTTCACGTCGCGAGTTCTATCATCCTTCGCATGAGCATCATCTCTGGGATGAGGTGCAGGGGGTGATCTGGCCGTGGCGACGTTCAGGTCCTTTCTAGTGAGGATGCCTTCGGAGCTGCGTTACTGGACTGTGCTCGATCCAGCCCATCGTGTAGTGGTGGAGGCCGATGATTTCCTGCTGCACCACCGGCTGGGTCGGGATGGTGCGGAGTCCACGAGCCAGTCCTATGCCGCGTCGCTTGCACTGTTCTTTGACTGGGCTGCATCAATTCGTAAGCCGTGGCGGGAGAGTGCCCCTTATCTTGGTCGCTTTGTCTACTGGCTCCAGCACTATCGTCCGGACCAAATAGCCGCCGGTCGCACCGAAGTGGTGCGTGGGCCGCGGCGAGTGAATGCGATCATGGCGGCGGTGCGTAGCTTCTTCCGGCACGCGGCCGCGGTGGGTCAGCTGGACCCGCAGGTGCTGGGAGTGGTCTATGACTCCTTCGACAGCTATGCCGTGAACGAGGCAGAACAGGGTGCCAATCGTCCCCGCGCAAGCGCCCGGCATCGTTTGTCAGAGCCGCGCTCTCCGATCGTGAATGCTGCGGGGGAGGACGTCGTTGGCCTGATCCGAGCGGCCCGTAACGCCCGCGATCGATTTGTTGTCATTGCGATGTGGCGGATGGGTTTGCGCCGGGGCGAGCTGGCCGGGTTACGCCGCTCAGACGTCCACTTCGTGCCTGATGCCTCCCAGCTGGGCTGCGGCTTTCGGGGCACGCACCTGCATGTGGTGCGAAGGATGAATCCGAACGGCGCGTGGGCGAAGTCGCGCAGGCAGCGTGTCGTGCCGGCTGACTGGATGACAGTTCAGGCCTACGACCAGTACATCGATGAGCGGGAACGCATCGACCCTGCCGGGCGGTCGGACTTCCTGCTGGTGAACCTGTTTGCTGATCCCGTTGGGACCCCGATGCGGCCGGGAGGCATCAATGAACTCCTGGCCCGGCTGTCGTCTCGCGCCCACCTAACGCGCCCGGTTCATCCACACATGCTGCGGCATAGCTTCGCCACCAACGTAGCGGCGCACGGCGGCACCGCCGACGTGCTCAAAGAGCTCCTCGGTCATGCCTGGATCTCATCCAGCGAGGTGTATCTGCACCCATCACCTGAACGGCTCCGTGCCGTCGTCGAGCGGGTCCCCGGACCCCGAACGACGGGACCCGGACAGTGAGCTACTTGAGCAGCGGCAGCCGGTTCCGAGTCGAGGCGGTAGCCCCGAACAGCGAACTGGATTTGCTGCGTGCCGCTTTGCGGCCCGACTTCCTGGCCGCAGTCGGCTGGAAGGCCGACGAGCAGATTCTGGCACCCCCGCAGAACCATCCATTGCTCGGCATACGACAGTGCGCACGGAAGGAATGCAGCACCAGCGTCGCCACTCCCGGCCACGATCTATGCCCTGCCTGTCGCCGTGAATTCCGCAGCGGCCACCTGCCCATTGAGAAGTTCCTGAACACGACGAGCGGACGACCGGTACGCGGCGAGAGGTTCTGCCGCGTCTCGGAATGCCCCCGCCCAGCCTTCAAGCGCTTAGGCCTGTGCTCGGCGCACGACTTCCGCTTCCTCCAGCATCCCGCGTCAACCGTCGAGGATTGGCTGCAGGCCGCCAGGCCAACGCCGTTGTCGTCTTTCGGACCATGCCGAGTGCCCTCCTGCTCCCGCGTCGCCGGCGCATCGAACCGGCTTTGCCACCCGCATGCCCTGCGATGGAGCCGGTCCCGGCGGACAGATCCACCACCGGACCTGGCGGATTGGGCACGATCGCAGGAACCGCCCGCCGACAGCGGCCGAATTGTGGCGTTCAAGGGATTACCCGATCAGGTAATCACGGAGATCCTCGCCGGGCTGCAATGGCGGACCGATGACCACACCAAGACCTCCATGATTGAGTTGCGTGCCCTGGTACGCCATGCCCGCCAACTGCAGGTGTCCAGTATCTTCGATCTCCTCGAGCACACAGTATGCGGCGAATCCGCGCACATGGCCGCCTTAATCCGGGCCCTGACTCTCGCCGTGCAACGGAGCCTGACCTCTCCCGAACGAGAGCAACAGCGCGACCGATGGGACCTGGCGATCTTCGGCGGCAAGGGACAGATCAACTTCAAAGTCCTGTCCCAGCCGT from Pseudarthrobacter sp. SSS035 carries:
- a CDS encoding TetR/AcrR family transcriptional regulator yields the protein MTTAADSSDRVPRIRLPRERRGQQLLDVAERLFADHGFNDTSMEEVARAAGVTRTVVYGHYATKDAIFIACLRRARADLEHRLSELIQANGQMFMGEAFERVIEVFFQILEQDPGRWAMLYSTGPGLSEDVVNHVTTLRFDTVNGIADVIGHCVTEMEPDRINAYAHAVSGVTEQLGNWWLANPAASRGRVVALCRDFIMDGFSPWTDSRRGHESPSEPHSAASTHIAFSNAAGEPGPGRAVDRVGEL
- a CDS encoding ATP-dependent DNA ligase; this translates as MRRPRQPFRTQQNRYFPELVAAIASAVPPGCVIDGEAVIWTQGRLDFSALQQRLGAGPKTLPGLVRETPASYAAFDVLAVAGYDARDLPLSQRRALLEELASTWEPPLSVSPTTTDPVVAARWFEELPQTGIEGLLIKRSDQPYAAGVRNWLKLKHRETVEVVCGAVIGPITQPSEVVAGLVLDGALRIVGRSAPLKSAAGRELARWLEPPRSAHPWPDTVKGTTLDRFNRDKDPVALTLVEPMVVEVSADTAWSGRSFRHALRLVRARPELSPADIGLPDVLRPAIH
- a CDS encoding site-specific integrase, with amino-acid sequence MPSELRYWTVLDPAHRVVVEADDFLLHHRLGRDGAESTSQSYAASLALFFDWAASIRKPWRESAPYLGRFVYWLQHYRPDQIAAGRTEVVRGPRRVNAIMAAVRSFFRHAAAVGQLDPQVLGVVYDSFDSYAVNEAEQGANRPRASARHRLSEPRSPIVNAAGEDVVGLIRAARNARDRFVVIAMWRMGLRRGELAGLRRSDVHFVPDASQLGCGFRGTHLHVVRRMNPNGAWAKSRRQRVVPADWMTVQAYDQYIDERERIDPAGRSDFLLVNLFADPVGTPMRPGGINELLARLSSRAHLTRPVHPHMLRHSFATNVAAHGGTADVLKELLGHAWISSSEVYLHPSPERLRAVVERVPGPRTTGPGQ